The Leucobacter chromiiresistens genome has a window encoding:
- a CDS encoding aminotransferase class I/II-fold pyridoxal phosphate-dependent enzyme has translation MTRIESSAATSIDAHAGRDAISGGLPPRTLRRRNAYAPAALERDPGMPASSWRLRSDAWEYLRFAVKRLATDSETADALATDGEVHRNLRALETIELYWAGFGQRYVAAISELLEAGDYRTALDRIGRVVHRLRHDTVPDEPRDEYLDEAERAEFTIDADPRPRFEVLVVDETTAQDRDGLRTELLRLRGPADDFVYDYVVVPSADDAVAAVLTNPNILACLVRPGFSERTRQKLSRDLQESIRLARAEVVRGSAPARSSLASVQRVLGLADTLAAIRPELDLYLVAGAHIEDLAGALTRRFRRVFRREDQLELHLTLLRRVSHLYDTPFFSAIQDHARRPVGVFHALPVARGGSVVASKWIRDLADFYGLNLLLAETSATSGGLDSLLAPTGAIKKAQDLAARAYGAKHTFFVTNGTSTANKIVHQALMAPNDVVLVDRNCHKSHHHAVMLTGARPAYLEAYPLNDFAFYGAVPIDRIKQLLLDYRAQGRLDEVRMITLTNCTFDGIVYDPERVMAECLAIKPDLVFLWDEAWFAFAAFHPVTRRRTAMAAAKRLEQQLGTTAHAAAHRAQRERLYEADGSPASDEVWLSERLIPAPDARIRVYATQSTHKTLTALRQGSMIHVYDQDWVRDAEEPFHEAYMTHTSTSPNYQILASLDIGRRQVELEGFELVQRQLDLATSLSQAIARHPLLRRTFRVLTAHDLVPAANREAGRPMPLRDGLASMWEAWATDEFVVDPSRITIEISRTGVDGDTFKHEHLMDRYGIQVNKTSRNTVLFMTNIGTSRSAIAYLIEVLVKLAERFEEARAQQDPDLLAGAETDMPPLPDFSAFSPRYATDGVLPDGDMRAAFFRGQQRGAVEHVSHAELLRRVSRGDVPVSAGFVTPYPPGFPVLVPGQVISAEVLDFMAVLDTREIHGYDVRRGYRILRPEE, from the coding sequence ATGACGAGGATCGAATCCTCCGCCGCGACCTCGATCGACGCCCACGCCGGCAGAGACGCCATCAGCGGCGGCCTGCCCCCGCGCACCCTGCGGCGCCGCAACGCCTACGCGCCCGCCGCCCTCGAACGCGACCCCGGCATGCCCGCCTCCTCTTGGCGGCTGCGCAGCGATGCATGGGAGTACCTCCGCTTCGCCGTGAAGCGGCTCGCCACCGACTCCGAGACCGCCGACGCGCTCGCCACCGACGGTGAAGTGCACCGCAACCTGCGCGCGCTCGAGACCATCGAGCTGTACTGGGCCGGCTTCGGCCAGCGCTACGTCGCCGCGATCAGCGAACTGCTCGAAGCGGGCGACTACCGCACCGCCCTCGACCGCATCGGCCGCGTCGTGCACCGGCTGCGCCACGACACCGTGCCCGACGAACCGCGCGACGAATACCTCGACGAGGCGGAGCGCGCCGAGTTCACCATCGACGCCGACCCGCGCCCCCGCTTCGAAGTGCTCGTCGTCGACGAGACGACGGCGCAGGATCGCGACGGCCTCCGCACCGAGCTCCTCCGCCTGCGCGGCCCCGCCGACGACTTCGTCTACGACTACGTCGTCGTGCCCTCGGCCGACGACGCGGTGGCGGCCGTGCTCACGAACCCCAACATCCTCGCCTGCTTGGTGCGCCCCGGCTTCAGCGAGCGCACCCGGCAGAAGCTCAGCCGCGACCTGCAGGAGTCGATCCGGCTCGCCCGCGCCGAGGTCGTCCGAGGCTCGGCCCCGGCGCGCAGCTCGCTCGCCTCGGTGCAGCGCGTGCTGGGCCTCGCCGACACGCTCGCCGCGATCCGGCCCGAACTCGACCTCTACCTCGTCGCCGGCGCCCACATCGAAGATCTCGCGGGGGCGCTCACCCGCCGCTTCCGCCGCGTCTTCAGGCGCGAGGACCAGCTCGAACTGCACCTCACGCTGCTGCGACGCGTCTCACACCTCTACGACACCCCCTTCTTCAGCGCCATCCAGGATCACGCGCGGCGGCCCGTGGGCGTCTTCCACGCCCTGCCCGTCGCGCGAGGCGGCTCCGTCGTCGCCTCGAAGTGGATCCGCGACCTCGCCGACTTCTACGGCCTGAACCTGCTGCTCGCCGAGACCTCCGCCACCTCGGGCGGCCTGGACTCGCTGCTCGCCCCCACCGGCGCCATCAAGAAGGCGCAGGATCTCGCCGCCCGCGCATACGGCGCGAAGCACACGTTCTTCGTCACCAACGGCACCTCGACCGCGAACAAGATCGTGCACCAGGCGCTCATGGCGCCGAACGACGTCGTGCTCGTCGACCGCAACTGCCACAAGTCGCACCATCACGCCGTCATGCTGACCGGGGCGCGCCCCGCCTACCTCGAGGCGTACCCGCTGAACGACTTCGCCTTCTACGGCGCCGTGCCCATCGACCGCATCAAGCAGCTGCTGCTCGACTACCGCGCCCAGGGCCGCCTCGACGAGGTGCGCATGATCACGCTCACGAACTGCACCTTCGACGGCATCGTGTACGACCCGGAGCGCGTCATGGCCGAGTGCCTCGCCATCAAACCCGATCTCGTCTTCCTGTGGGACGAGGCCTGGTTCGCGTTCGCCGCGTTCCACCCCGTCACCCGGCGGCGCACCGCGATGGCCGCCGCGAAGCGCCTCGAGCAGCAGCTCGGCACCACCGCCCACGCCGCCGCCCACCGCGCGCAGCGGGAGCGCCTCTACGAGGCCGACGGATCGCCGGCGAGCGACGAGGTGTGGCTCTCCGAGCGCCTCATCCCGGCACCCGACGCGCGCATCCGCGTGTACGCCACGCAGTCCACCCACAAGACGCTCACCGCCCTGCGGCAGGGGTCCATGATCCACGTCTACGACCAGGACTGGGTGCGCGACGCCGAGGAGCCCTTCCACGAGGCGTACATGACGCACACCTCCACCTCGCCGAACTACCAGATCCTCGCCTCCCTCGACATCGGCCGCCGGCAGGTCGAGCTCGAGGGCTTCGAGCTCGTGCAGCGCCAGCTCGACCTCGCGACCAGCCTCTCGCAGGCGATCGCCCGGCACCCGCTGCTGCGCCGCACCTTCCGCGTGCTCACCGCTCACGACCTCGTGCCGGCCGCCAACCGCGAAGCCGGCCGGCCGATGCCGCTGCGCGACGGGCTCGCGTCGATGTGGGAGGCGTGGGCGACCGACGAGTTCGTCGTCGACCCCTCGCGCATCACCATCGAGATCAGCCGCACCGGCGTCGACGGCGACACCTTCAAGCACGAGCACCTCATGGACCGCTACGGCATCCAGGTCAACAAGACCAGCCGCAACACGGTGCTGTTCATGACCAACATCGGCACGTCGCGCAGCGCCATCGCGTACCTCATCGAGGTGCTCGTCAAACTCGCCGAACGGTTCGAGGAGGCGCGGGCGCAGCAGGATCCCGACCTGCTCGCAGGGGCCGAGACCGACATGCCGCCGCTGCCCGACTTCAGCGCGTTCTCCCCCCGCTACGCCACCGACGGCGTACTGCCCGACGGCGACATGCGCGCCGCGTTCTTCCGCGGGCAGCAGCGGGGAGCGGTGGAGCACGTCTCGCACGCCGAGCTGCTCCGGCGCGTCTCGCGCGGCGACGTGCCCGTCTCGGCGGGATTCGTCACGCCGTACCCGCCGGGGTTCCCGGTGCTCGTGCCCGGCCAGGTCATCTCGGCCGAGGTGCTCGACTTCATGGCGGTGCTCGACACCCGCGAGATCCACGGCTACGACGTGCGCCGCGGATACCGCATCCTCCGCCCGGAGGAGTGA
- a CDS encoding purine-nucleoside phosphorylase, with the protein MSSAAPDARASDAAPAAHASDSAAPGAPTSPGALAADAASAIARLTGVERHDIALTLGSGWGKAADVLGETVAVVSADEVPGFHASGVPGHSGTLRSIRLANGKHALIIGARTHYYEGRGVRAVVHGVRTAAAAGAEIMILTNGAGGVDPAFRAGEPVLISDHLNLTAVSPIEGANFVDLTDLYASRLRDVARSVEPSLQQGVYVQLPGPHYETPAEIHYLRTIGGQIVGMSTALEAIAAREAGMEVLGLSLITNPAAGMGDPLSHAEVLAEGRAAEPRLADLLSRVVAQL; encoded by the coding sequence ATGAGTTCCGCCGCACCCGACGCCCGCGCATCCGACGCCGCACCCGCCGCCCACGCATCCGACTCCGCCGCACCGGGCGCGCCGACCTCACCCGGCGCCCTCGCCGCCGACGCCGCCTCCGCGATCGCCCGGCTCACCGGGGTCGAGCGTCACGACATCGCGCTGACCCTCGGGAGCGGATGGGGCAAGGCGGCCGACGTGCTCGGCGAGACCGTCGCGGTCGTCTCCGCAGACGAGGTGCCCGGCTTCCACGCCTCCGGGGTGCCCGGCCATTCGGGCACGCTGCGCTCGATCCGGCTCGCGAACGGCAAGCACGCCCTCATCATCGGGGCGCGCACCCACTACTACGAGGGTCGGGGCGTGCGAGCCGTGGTGCACGGAGTGCGCACCGCCGCCGCCGCGGGCGCTGAGATCATGATCCTCACGAACGGCGCGGGCGGGGTCGATCCGGCGTTCCGGGCCGGCGAGCCGGTGCTCATCAGCGACCACCTGAACCTCACCGCCGTCTCCCCCATCGAGGGCGCCAACTTCGTCGACCTCACCGACCTGTACGCGTCGCGCCTGCGCGACGTCGCGCGCTCGGTGGAGCCGAGTCTGCAGCAGGGCGTGTACGTGCAGCTGCCGGGCCCGCACTACGAGACCCCCGCGGAGATCCACTACCTGCGCACGATCGGCGGGCAGATCGTCGGCATGTCGACGGCGCTCGAAGCGATCGCCGCCCGCGAGGCGGGCATGGAGGTGCTCGGGCTCTCGCTGATCACGAACCCGGCCGCCGGCATGGGGGATCCGCTGAGCCACGCCGAGGTGCTCGCCGAGGGCAGGGCCGCCGAGCCGCGCCTCGCCGATCTCCTCTCCCGCGTGGTCGCCCAGCTCTGA
- a CDS encoding flavin monoamine oxidase family protein — translation MESVDVVVIGAGFAGLIAARELSAAGLSVVVLEARDRVGGRTWTDRRFGHDLELGGTWVHWVQPHTWAEMTRYGRDIERSPSAEEAYWRDADGTPRTGTIAEFMAVIADGQQGIIDDVRTAIPRGVDPTSGGIAELDALTVQDRIDALGLAPEARAANESVWVGHVNAPLDQVGLSSALRWVAATGGHWQLMHEASATYRVVGGMSAFTAEIARDVRGDVRLGATVAAVTQVAAGAEPGAEVELVDGSRIRARRVVSTLPANALSTIAFDPPLPEAWRRLGEERVASQGTKAWIRARGHVRRFFAYASQHDPLSVLKAEYYGVDEDGEFTLLVAFGPDHTRLDLDDVAAVQAAVDAFRPGIEVTAATGHDWMADPLSQNTWMTHRPGQLTRYLADLQRPHGAVHFATTDNADLWGGFVDGAIESGLREARRIAAALA, via the coding sequence ATGGAGTCGGTCGACGTCGTCGTCATCGGAGCGGGGTTCGCGGGGCTGATCGCCGCGAGGGAGTTGAGCGCGGCGGGCCTGAGCGTCGTCGTGCTCGAGGCGCGCGATCGCGTGGGCGGGCGCACCTGGACCGACCGCCGCTTCGGGCACGACCTCGAGCTCGGCGGCACCTGGGTGCACTGGGTGCAGCCGCACACGTGGGCCGAGATGACCCGGTACGGCCGCGACATCGAGCGCAGCCCGAGCGCCGAGGAGGCGTACTGGCGCGACGCCGACGGAACCCCGAGAACCGGCACGATCGCCGAGTTCATGGCGGTGATCGCCGACGGGCAGCAGGGCATCATCGATGACGTGCGCACCGCGATCCCCCGCGGCGTCGACCCCACGAGCGGGGGCATCGCCGAGCTCGACGCGCTCACGGTGCAGGATCGCATCGACGCCCTCGGGCTCGCCCCCGAGGCGCGCGCCGCGAACGAGTCGGTGTGGGTGGGGCACGTGAACGCCCCGCTCGATCAGGTCGGCCTGTCGAGCGCCCTCCGCTGGGTGGCCGCGACGGGTGGCCATTGGCAGCTGATGCACGAGGCGTCGGCGACGTACCGGGTGGTGGGCGGCATGAGCGCGTTTACGGCCGAGATCGCGCGCGACGTGCGGGGCGACGTGCGCCTGGGGGCGACGGTGGCGGCTGTGACGCAGGTCGCCGCCGGCGCGGAGCCCGGCGCGGAGGTCGAGCTGGTCGACGGGTCGCGGATCCGCGCCCGCCGCGTCGTCTCCACGCTCCCGGCGAACGCCCTATCGACGATCGCCTTCGACCCGCCGCTGCCGGAGGCGTGGCGGCGGCTCGGCGAGGAGCGGGTCGCGTCGCAGGGCACGAAGGCGTGGATTCGCGCGCGCGGCCATGTGCGGCGGTTCTTCGCCTACGCGAGTCAGCACGACCCGCTGTCGGTGCTCAAGGCCGAGTACTACGGCGTCGACGAGGACGGCGAGTTCACGCTGCTGGTCGCGTTCGGCCCCGATCACACGCGCCTCGACCTCGACGACGTCGCGGCGGTGCAGGCGGCGGTCGACGCCTTCCGTCCGGGCATCGAGGTGACCGCCGCCACCGGTCACGACTGGATGGCCGACCCCCTGTCGCAGAACACGTGGATGACGCACCGGCCCGGCCAGCTCACCCGGTACCTCGCCGATCTGCAGCGCCCGCACGGTGCGGTGCACTTCGCGACGACCGACAACGCCGACCTGTGGGGCGGCTTCGTCGACGGCGCGATCGAGAGCGGTTTGCGGGAGGCACGCAGGATCGCGGCCGCGCTCGCCTGA
- a CDS encoding amidohydrolase, producing the protein MEHTGGDLALIGASLRSNTEEDADATAILIRAGRIELVGTDEEVAEAAAQFGIDTRDVGGATVTPGLFDSHTHPHWAASVTAGLDLGGLETIEELRAALAAEHARLPEGAWLRGWNLEYEAFEHTGLRGDLIADAAPGRPVALICYDLHTGLATAPALAAAGITGARDFDDASEIVVDAAGNPTGELREPTAYNLVFDAAPRPAHDEERDALRDMFRRLASVGLTGGAIMDGKDATVELLAELEERGELDHRFTVHHWHAVGDTDADVERVIAAKDRAGRLWQTGAIKLFSDGVIDTGTAWLHEPDACGDGRAAFWPSWERYGEVVRAYHDAGMLIATHAVGDYAVSRVLDVYASLPERDGLPFHSIEHLEVLSDADVEQLRGSRTTASMQPLHMQWRSSDGSDTWAKRLGEGRSSTGYRVRDVLDAGATLVLGSDWPVAQYDPRIGMAWARGRHTPGDPSANVFEPAQRLTAEEALLAYTLWPARARGHADRGVIAIGAVGDLTVWGADPVATDADALPAVPITLTVVDGRVVHEA; encoded by the coding sequence ATGGAGCACACCGGAGGCGACCTCGCACTGATCGGCGCGTCGCTGCGCAGCAATACCGAGGAGGATGCCGACGCGACCGCGATCCTCATCCGCGCCGGGCGCATCGAGCTCGTCGGCACCGACGAGGAGGTGGCCGAAGCCGCCGCGCAGTTCGGCATCGACACGCGCGACGTCGGCGGGGCGACGGTGACGCCCGGCCTCTTCGACTCGCACACCCACCCGCACTGGGCGGCGTCGGTGACCGCCGGCCTCGACCTCGGCGGCCTCGAGACGATCGAGGAGCTGCGCGCCGCGCTGGCGGCGGAGCACGCGCGCCTGCCCGAGGGCGCCTGGCTGCGGGGCTGGAACCTCGAATACGAGGCCTTCGAGCACACCGGCCTGCGCGGCGACCTGATCGCCGACGCCGCCCCGGGCCGGCCCGTCGCCCTCATCTGCTACGACCTGCACACCGGGCTCGCCACCGCACCCGCGCTCGCCGCAGCCGGCATCACCGGCGCCCGCGACTTCGACGATGCGAGCGAGATCGTCGTCGACGCGGCCGGCAACCCGACCGGAGAGCTGCGCGAACCCACCGCCTACAACCTCGTGTTCGACGCCGCGCCTCGGCCCGCGCACGACGAGGAGCGCGACGCGCTGCGCGACATGTTCCGCCGCCTCGCGTCGGTCGGACTCACCGGCGGGGCGATCATGGACGGGAAGGACGCCACCGTCGAGCTGCTCGCCGAACTGGAGGAGCGGGGCGAGCTGGATCACCGCTTCACCGTGCACCACTGGCACGCCGTGGGCGACACCGACGCCGACGTGGAGCGCGTCATCGCCGCGAAGGATCGCGCCGGCCGCCTCTGGCAGACCGGCGCCATCAAACTCTTCAGCGACGGCGTCATCGACACCGGCACCGCGTGGCTGCACGAGCCCGACGCCTGCGGCGACGGGCGCGCCGCCTTCTGGCCGTCGTGGGAGCGATACGGCGAGGTGGTGCGCGCCTACCACGACGCGGGCATGCTCATCGCCACGCACGCGGTCGGCGACTACGCCGTCAGCCGGGTGCTCGACGTCTACGCGTCGCTCCCCGAGCGCGACGGCCTGCCGTTCCACTCCATCGAGCACCTCGAAGTGCTCTCCGACGCCGACGTCGAGCAGCTGCGCGGCAGCCGCACAACCGCCTCGATGCAGCCCCTGCACATGCAGTGGCGATCCTCCGACGGCAGCGATACGTGGGCGAAGCGGCTCGGCGAGGGCCGCAGCAGCACCGGCTACCGGGTGCGCGACGTGCTCGACGCCGGTGCGACGCTCGTGCTCGGATCGGACTGGCCGGTGGCGCAGTACGATCCGCGGATCGGCATGGCGTGGGCGCGCGGGCGGCACACCCCGGGCGACCCGTCAGCGAACGTGTTCGAACCGGCGCAGCGGCTCACCGCCGAGGAGGCGCTGCTCGCCTACACGCTGTGGCCCGCGCGGGCGCGCGGTCACGCCGATCGGGGCGTCATCGCGATCGGCGCGGTGGGGGATCTGACGGTGTGGGGCGCCGACCCCGTCGCGACCGACGCCGACGCGCTGCCCGCCGTGCCCATCACGCTGACCGTCGTCGACGGCCGCGTGGTGCACGAGGCGTAG
- a CDS encoding NAD(P)/FAD-dependent oxidoreductase, with translation MTTRAGRPTAIVVGAGAWGLPAALGLQDRGWNVTLIERFAPGGPEASNGGSTRLWRLADTQPWRARSLRGTLDAMERLGERLGEAVHRRTGLLWRDDASLPAVAASLTAIGEPVERIAADRVGDAFAGLRPDGRDALYVEQAGVVHIHRLLDRALAAFVDAGGAYLPQTRVTAIEPGDGSATVRFADGASRTADQVLVAAGPGTAELLSGLGIALPLTPYIEQVVYVGDPAAAPPAPDLPGLVDCPQAVPAADGPDSAGVYAMPNGTAGYKIGLDRPLRALTGGTLGDDLDRAPDPARTETIRARVERDLTAIAPRVLGAQVCTWTDSGDGDFIIGRTHPSVVLACGDSGEGFKYAAFMGEYLPALVAGDPSDAEFDRHWDPTRFGAETAPRRHYSPIGRH, from the coding sequence ATGACGACGAGAGCGGGTCGCCCGACGGCGATCGTGGTGGGGGCGGGCGCCTGGGGGCTCCCCGCCGCACTCGGGCTGCAGGATCGCGGGTGGAACGTCACCCTGATCGAGCGCTTCGCGCCGGGCGGCCCCGAGGCGTCGAACGGCGGCAGCACGCGGCTGTGGCGCCTGGCCGACACGCAGCCGTGGCGGGCGCGCTCGCTGCGCGGCACGCTCGACGCGATGGAGCGCCTCGGCGAGCGGCTCGGCGAGGCCGTGCACCGCCGCACCGGGCTGCTCTGGCGCGACGACGCCTCCCTGCCCGCCGTCGCCGCGTCGCTCACCGCGATCGGCGAACCCGTCGAGCGCATCGCCGCCGACCGGGTGGGGGACGCCTTCGCCGGGCTGCGCCCCGACGGCCGCGACGCGCTCTACGTCGAGCAGGCGGGCGTGGTGCACATCCACCGCCTCCTCGACCGAGCGCTCGCAGCCTTCGTCGACGCCGGGGGAGCCTACCTGCCCCAGACGCGCGTCACCGCGATCGAGCCGGGCGACGGCTCCGCGACCGTGCGGTTCGCGGACGGCGCGAGCCGCACCGCCGACCAGGTGCTCGTCGCGGCCGGGCCGGGCACGGCGGAGCTGCTGTCCGGCCTCGGCATCGCGCTGCCGCTCACCCCCTACATCGAGCAGGTCGTCTACGTGGGCGACCCAGCGGCCGCGCCCCCCGCACCCGATCTCCCCGGGCTCGTGGACTGCCCGCAGGCGGTGCCCGCCGCCGACGGCCCCGACTCCGCGGGCGTGTACGCGATGCCCAACGGAACGGCCGGGTACAAGATCGGGCTCGACCGCCCGCTGCGCGCCCTCACCGGCGGCACGCTCGGCGACGACCTCGACCGCGCCCCCGATCCCGCGCGCACCGAGACGATCCGCGCCAGGGTCGAGCGCGACCTCACCGCCATCGCACCCCGCGTGCTCGGCGCCCAGGTCTGCACCTGGACCGACTCCGGCGACGGCGACTTCATCATCGGGCGCACCCACCCCTCGGTCGTGCTCGCCTGCGGCGACTCCGGCGAGGGATTCAAGTACGCTGCGTTCATGGGGGAGTACCTCCCCGCGCTCGTGGCGGGCGACCCCTCCGACGCGGAGTTCGACCGGCACTGGGATCCGACCCGATTCGGAGCGGAGACGGCCCCGCGCCGCCACTACAGCCCAATCGGCCGGCACTGA
- a CDS encoding cupin domain-containing protein produces the protein MTTTTVRTHAAHGTDTLDLGGHAPKPTALTPGQTEASATVWDDARITTGLWECTAGDFTAERLGYTEICTILSGRVTVEVAGEEPEEFGPGDVMVMPSGWVGVWRVHEPLRKHFTTIAD, from the coding sequence ATGACCACCACCACCGTCCGCACGCACGCCGCGCACGGCACCGACACCCTCGACCTCGGCGGCCACGCGCCGAAACCGACGGCGCTGACCCCGGGCCAGACCGAGGCCTCCGCCACCGTCTGGGACGACGCCCGCATCACGACCGGGCTGTGGGAGTGCACCGCGGGCGACTTCACCGCCGAGCGCCTCGGCTACACCGAGATCTGCACGATCCTCTCGGGCCGCGTGACCGTCGAGGTCGCCGGCGAGGAGCCCGAGGAGTTCGGGCCCGGCGACGTCATGGTCATGCCCTCCGGCTGGGTCGGCGTCTGGCGCGTGCACGAGCCGCTGCGCAAGCACTTCACCACCATCGCGGACTGA
- a CDS encoding NAD(P)/FAD-dependent oxidoreductase: protein MINGNVSHWWQQIGAPTPRPALPGNLTADVAIVGAGYTGLWTAYYLKQQRPELRVVVIEQRHAGYGASGRNGGWLTNSVTGGREQYEKTHGRDAVERFQRAMNETVDEVIRVAEAEGIDADIKRGGEFGVAYTPAQESRLRAFAASEQRWKHTDLELLEQPEAQAKINVAHTRAAVWHPHAARIQPAKLVAGLAAAAERLGVEIYERTRVVEIAPHRVHTTHGTVSAEYVVRATEGFTANLKGLHRLWLPMNSSLIATEPLGADVWDELRWNQGEVLGDFAHVYMYAQRTADDRIAIGGRGVPYQFGSKTDTDGRTPEVTVETLSEILHRFFPVTRNAAIDHVWSGVLGVPRDWAATVGLDRATGIAWGGGYVGTGVTSTNLAGRTIADLIIGNDTEITGLPWVNHRVRKWEPEPLRWLATKGLYAAYGLADRSELAGRPQTSPIAHIADVVTGRH, encoded by the coding sequence ATGATCAACGGCAACGTCTCCCACTGGTGGCAGCAGATCGGGGCACCGACCCCGCGCCCCGCGCTCCCCGGCAACCTCACCGCCGACGTGGCCATCGTCGGCGCGGGGTACACGGGCCTCTGGACCGCGTACTACCTGAAGCAGCAGCGCCCCGAACTGCGGGTCGTCGTCATCGAGCAGCGGCACGCCGGCTACGGCGCGTCGGGCCGCAACGGCGGCTGGCTGACGAACTCGGTCACGGGCGGCCGCGAGCAGTACGAGAAGACCCACGGGCGCGACGCCGTCGAGCGGTTCCAGCGCGCCATGAACGAGACGGTCGACGAGGTGATCCGCGTCGCCGAGGCCGAGGGGATCGACGCCGATATCAAGCGCGGCGGCGAGTTCGGCGTCGCGTACACGCCGGCGCAGGAGTCGCGGCTGCGAGCCTTCGCCGCGTCGGAGCAGCGGTGGAAGCACACCGACCTCGAACTCCTCGAGCAGCCCGAGGCGCAGGCCAAGATCAACGTCGCCCACACCCGGGCAGCCGTCTGGCACCCGCACGCCGCGCGCATCCAGCCGGCGAAGCTCGTCGCGGGCCTCGCCGCCGCCGCGGAGCGCCTCGGCGTCGAGATCTACGAGCGCACCCGCGTCGTCGAGATCGCCCCCCACCGCGTGCACACCACGCACGGCACCGTCTCCGCCGAGTACGTGGTGCGCGCCACCGAGGGGTTCACCGCCAACCTCAAGGGGCTGCACCGCCTCTGGCTGCCGATGAACTCCTCGCTCATCGCCACCGAGCCGCTCGGCGCCGACGTGTGGGACGAGCTGCGCTGGAACCAGGGCGAAGTGCTCGGCGACTTCGCGCACGTCTACATGTACGCGCAGCGCACCGCCGACGACCGCATCGCGATCGGCGGCCGCGGCGTCCCCTACCAGTTCGGGTCGAAAACCGACACCGACGGCCGCACGCCCGAGGTGACGGTCGAGACGCTCAGCGAGATCCTGCACCGCTTCTTCCCAGTGACCCGCAACGCCGCCATCGACCACGTGTGGTCGGGCGTGCTCGGCGTGCCGCGCGACTGGGCGGCGACCGTGGGGCTCGACCGGGCGACGGGCATCGCCTGGGGCGGCGGGTACGTCGGCACGGGCGTCACGTCGACGAACCTCGCCGGCCGCACCATCGCCGACCTCATCATCGGCAACGACACCGAGATCACCGGGCTGCCCTGGGTCAACCACCGGGTGCGCAAGTGGGAGCCGGAGCCGTTGCGCTGGCTCGCCACGAAGGGCCTGTACGCGGCGTACGGGCTCGCCGACCGCTCGGAGCTCGCGGGCCGACCGCAGACCTCGCCCATCGCGCACATCGCCGACGTCGTCACCGGACGGCACTGA
- a CDS encoding ABC transporter ATP-binding protein has product MPDERNQRGAEILLAGVSKHYPKSIALDDVSLRVEAGEFMTFLGPSGSGKTTTLNLIAGFTDLTEGYVEIDGRRMDDVPVHKRGLGIVFQHYALFPHLSVLDNVLFPLKQRRVAKADAAVRARAALVTAGLEGYEERHPKELSGGQQQRVALARALVFEPKVLLLDEPLGALDKQLRERLQLELRRVHREVGRTFVFVTHDQEEALTLSDRIAVFNEGRIEQVGTSEDLYERPASLFVAGFIGESTKITSDDGSTITVVRPEHGELHATADGAAPGRPAVPVTVRQAIYLGSGWKYEIVLPDGSTGVVRGDRGLDWLHGENESAWLSWNPGSASVFPL; this is encoded by the coding sequence GTGCCCGACGAGCGTAACCAGCGCGGTGCGGAGATCCTGCTCGCAGGAGTCTCGAAGCACTACCCGAAGTCCATCGCCCTCGACGACGTCTCCCTGCGCGTCGAGGCCGGCGAGTTCATGACCTTCCTCGGGCCATCGGGATCCGGGAAGACGACCACGCTCAACCTGATCGCGGGATTCACCGATCTCACCGAGGGGTACGTCGAGATCGACGGCCGGCGCATGGACGACGTGCCCGTGCACAAGCGCGGCCTCGGCATCGTGTTCCAGCACTACGCCCTGTTCCCGCACCTCTCGGTGCTCGACAACGTGCTGTTCCCACTGAAGCAGCGCAGAGTGGCGAAGGCCGATGCCGCCGTCCGCGCCCGGGCGGCCCTCGTCACCGCCGGCCTCGAGGGGTACGAGGAGCGTCACCCCAAGGAGCTGTCGGGCGGGCAGCAGCAGCGCGTGGCGCTCGCCCGCGCGCTCGTCTTCGAGCCGAAGGTGCTGCTGCTCGACGAGCCGCTGGGCGCGCTCGACAAGCAGCTGCGGGAGCGCCTGCAGCTCGAGCTGCGGCGCGTGCACCGCGAGGTGGGCCGCACCTTCGTCTTCGTCACCCACGACCAGGAGGAGGCGCTCACCCTGTCCGATCGCATCGCCGTCTTCAACGAGGGCCGCATCGAGCAGGTCGGCACGTCGGAGGACCTGTACGAGCGCCCCGCCTCCCTCTTCGTCGCCGGCTTCATCGGCGAATCCACGAAGATCACGAGCGATGACGGATCGACGATCACGGTGGTGCGCCCCGAGCACGGCGAGCTCCACGCGACGGCCGATGGCGCGGCGCCCGGCCGCCCCGCGGTGCCGGTGACCGTGCGGCAGGCGATCTACCTGGGCTCGGGATGGAAGTACGAGATCGTGCTGCCCGACGGCTCGACCGGCGTCGTGCGCGGCGACCGCGGGCTCGACTGGCTGCACGGCGAGAACGAGTCGGCCTGGCTCAGCTGGAACCCCGGCTCGGCCTCCGTCTTCCCGCTCTGA